A genomic stretch from Leptotrichia sp. HSP-536 includes:
- a CDS encoding MFS transporter → MSSRLTKKSYIIYGLGVSYFMIDQIYNQWLSYYYLPPETEKNLVPLLKPQYLVLAFIFARIIDAISDPVVGFLSDNSKSRFGKRSIFMLIGGLPLGLLTIMYFYPIKSSQMATLIYLSIVGGLYFTAYTLVAAPYNALIPDLASNKEERLNLSTMQSTFRLIFTGVAMVLPGILISKLGRVNGVLNTEVGIRKTVILITILSVLGIYACIFFLKEKQLTQNRPKTESLGFMKSISHLKDKEIILYFLGYFFFFCGFNILRGDLTYYLSAVMQKDIKYLTVISVVLFGMAGLFFPITNKFGKKYSYKKILIVDMLLLIIGTFGLLFINKNNSIFAYLLFVICGTGLSGAAFIFPQAMLSEISAKLSETKKISLEGFMFGIQGMFLKLAFLVQQVVQSTLLVVGNQNVQNGVKGATELGVKVTLVVALVLFGISLFFYNLKKED, encoded by the coding sequence ATGAGTTCAAGATTAACGAAAAAAAGTTACATAATTTATGGGCTTGGGGTTTCATATTTTATGATTGACCAGATTTATAATCAATGGTTGTCATATTATTATTTGCCACCTGAAACGGAAAAAAATTTAGTTCCGCTGTTAAAGCCGCAGTATTTAGTTCTAGCATTTATTTTTGCCAGAATTATTGACGCAATATCAGATCCTGTGGTAGGATTTTTATCAGATAATTCCAAATCACGTTTTGGAAAAAGATCAATATTTATGTTAATTGGAGGATTGCCGCTTGGACTTCTTACAATTATGTATTTTTATCCGATTAAAAGTTCGCAGATGGCAACACTTATTTATTTGTCAATTGTTGGAGGGCTATACTTTACGGCATACACTTTAGTTGCAGCACCGTATAACGCTTTAATTCCAGATTTGGCTTCAAATAAAGAAGAAAGGCTTAACCTTTCTACAATGCAGTCAACTTTTAGGCTGATATTCACTGGAGTTGCGATGGTTCTGCCAGGTATTTTGATTTCAAAATTGGGAAGAGTAAACGGAGTACTGAATACAGAAGTTGGAATACGTAAAACAGTAATTTTGATTACAATATTGTCAGTTTTGGGAATTTACGCTTGTATATTTTTCCTAAAGGAAAAGCAGCTTACACAAAATCGTCCTAAGACTGAATCATTAGGATTTATGAAATCAATTTCACATTTGAAGGATAAGGAAATTATTTTGTATTTTTTAGGGTATTTCTTTTTCTTTTGCGGATTTAACATACTTCGTGGAGATTTGACATATTATTTGAGCGCTGTAATGCAAAAGGACATTAAATATCTGACTGTAATATCGGTTGTGCTGTTTGGAATGGCAGGGCTGTTTTTTCCAATTACAAATAAATTTGGGAAAAAATATTCTTATAAGAAAATATTGATTGTGGATATGCTGCTTTTGATAATCGGTACTTTTGGACTGCTGTTCATTAATAAAAATAATTCGATTTTTGCATATTTGCTTTTTGTGATTTGTGGAACGGGATTAAGTGGTGCAGCATTTATTTTTCCGCAGGCAATGCTTAGTGAAATTTCTGCAAAACTGTCAGAAACGAAAAAAATAAGTTTGGAAGGCTTTATGTTTGGAATACAGGGAATGTTTTTAAAATTGGCATTTCTAGTTCAGCAAGTTGTTCAATCGACTTTACTCGTTGTTGGAAATCAGAATGTCCAGAATGGTGTAAAAGGTGCAACTGAGCTTGGGGTAAAAGTAACGCTTGTTGTGGCATTGGTGTTATTTGGGATTTCACTGTTTTTCTATAATTTGAAAAAGGAGGACTAA
- a CDS encoding ankyrin repeat domain-containing protein, with amino-acid sequence MSECTTIWEAVRFGTLKDVIEIFKKGDEKIGDASGDSILFHALANTNSIARYEITNFLINKGADVKIVREDRMSLFFPLFYHGRRDIIKMTILCKTLLEKGADITTIYKKEKTVSFKGLFNIGTPEIEMLPLYQLIFSQPGLPLLVKDKWGLTVIEFARRFNRPIAVKMMEDYVKKYNLKEEN; translated from the coding sequence ATGTCAGAATGTACAACAATTTGGGAAGCAGTAAGATTTGGAACATTAAAGGATGTTATAGAAATATTCAAAAAAGGAGATGAAAAAATTGGAGATGCATCAGGAGATAGTATATTATTTCATGCATTAGCAAATACTAATAGCATTGCACGTTATGAAATTACTAATTTTTTAATAAATAAAGGGGCAGATGTTAAAATAGTAAGAGAAGACAGGATGAGTTTGTTCTTTCCATTATTTTATCATGGACGACGAGATATAATAAAAATGACAATATTGTGTAAAACATTATTAGAAAAAGGTGCAGATATAACAACAATATATAAGAAAGAGAAAACGGTTTCATTCAAAGGATTATTTAATATCGGCACCCCTGAAATAGAAATGTTACCGTTATACCAACTGATATTTTCTCAACCAGGACTTCCTCTTTTAGTAAAGGATAAATGGGGACTAACAGTAATTGAATTTGCAAGAAGGTTTAATAGACCAATAGCAGTGAAAATGATGGAAGATTATGTAAAAAAATATAATTTGAAAGAAGAAAATTAG
- a CDS encoding alpha/beta fold hydrolase gives MGMELLIAINVLFMIFFFVIAYMSIRYFINQIEKYPRVTFEEVYNSKKLRQKYNIEDNKANPYDYGYNFKEAAYKSGKIQLYGWLIENKKAEKTMIISHGRGVNRLSSLQYLEMFKDIGLDKEYSFFIPDLRNSGKSDVARTKMGYCFGQDIFHTMEMLNEKFGKNNFTLYGFSQGGMGSAIASKMYVKALRKKGIVVDKLILDSSISNIRKRIKEDAKKRRVPKFIVSVIVRIFNLRVGSHLDKLRLSYLLKRIPTLIIQSKSDKATTYGMLMEEYNELAQNDNIKLKVFEKGSHTRIYAEPECKNEYAETVKEFLLT, from the coding sequence ATGGGAATGGAGTTGTTGATAGCGATTAATGTGCTGTTTATGATATTTTTCTTTGTGATAGCATATATGTCGATACGGTATTTTATTAATCAGATTGAGAAATATCCGAGAGTTACATTTGAAGAGGTGTACAATAGTAAAAAATTAAGACAGAAATATAATATTGAGGACAATAAGGCAAATCCTTATGATTATGGCTATAATTTTAAGGAAGCGGCTTATAAATCTGGGAAAATTCAGCTTTATGGATGGCTTATTGAGAATAAGAAAGCCGAAAAGACTATGATTATTTCACATGGACGTGGTGTGAATAGATTGTCGTCGTTGCAATATTTGGAAATGTTTAAGGATATTGGGCTTGACAAGGAATATAGTTTTTTTATTCCAGATTTGAGAAATTCTGGAAAGTCTGATGTGGCTAGGACTAAAATGGGATACTGCTTTGGTCAGGATATTTTTCATACGATGGAAATGCTGAATGAAAAGTTTGGGAAGAATAATTTTACGCTTTATGGATTTTCGCAAGGGGGAATGGGTTCTGCGATTGCTTCTAAAATGTATGTGAAGGCACTTAGGAAAAAAGGGATTGTTGTCGATAAACTGATTTTGGACAGTTCGATCTCAAATATAAGAAAAAGGATTAAGGAAGATGCAAAAAAACGTCGAGTTCCTAAATTTATCGTAAGTGTTATTGTAAGAATTTTTAATTTAAGAGTCGGAAGCCATCTTGATAAATTAAGATTGTCATATTTATTAAAAAGAATACCAACATTGATTATTCAGTCTAAAAGTGATAAAGCTACAACTTATGGAATGCTAATGGAAGAGTATAATGAACTTGCACAAAATGATAATATTAAATTAAAAGTTTTTGAAAAAGGTTCGCACACTAGAATTTATGCTGAGCCTGAGTGTAAGAATGAATATGCTGAGACAGTAAAGGAATTTTTGCTGACTTAA
- the pflB gene encoding formate C-acetyltransferase codes for MNAWRGFKEGNWTNNIDVTEFIRLNYTEYLGDDSFLEGPTEATTELWKSLSEKFKVEREKGIYDAETKIPSQIDAYGAGYINKDLEKIVGLQTDAPLKRAIFPNGGLRMVKNSLEAFGYKLDPETEEIFTKYRKTHNDGVFSAYTEQIRKARRTGIITGLPDAYGRGRIIGDYRRVVLYGVDRLISDRQKELLNLDPVEMTEDVIRLREEIFEQIKALQALKRMAEAYGFDISQPATNGKEAVQWLYFAYLAATKDQNGAAMSIGRTSTFLDIYLERDLQEGTLTEKEAQEIMDHFVMKLRIIRFLRTPEYDALFSGDPVWVTESIGGIGEDGRSLVTKNSFRILHTLYNMGTSPEPNLTVLWSEQLPETWKKFCAKVSIDTSSVQYENDDIMRPQFGNDYGIACCVSPMTIGHQMQFFGARVNLPKALLYAINGGKDEKSKIQVTPEGQFEPIKGEYLEFDEVWEKLDKVLDWLASTYVKALNIIHYMHDKYSYEALEMALHDVNIRRTEAFGIAGLSIIADSLAAIKYGKVKVVRDEEGDAVDYINEKDYVPFGNNDDATDQFAVDITRRFMNKLRTHKMYRNATPTQSVLTITSNVVYGKKTGNTPDGRRAGAPFGPGANPMHGRDTRGAVASLASVAKIPFEDANDGISYTFAITPETLGKNSNEKQTNLVGLMDGYFNQTGHHLNVNVFGRELLEDAMEHPENYPQLTIRVSGYAVNFVKLTKEQQLDVINRTISNKM; via the coding sequence ATGAACGCATGGAGAGGATTTAAAGAAGGAAATTGGACAAACAACATTGATGTTACAGAATTTATCAGATTAAATTATACTGAATATTTAGGAGATGATAGCTTTTTAGAAGGTCCAACAGAAGCTACTACTGAATTGTGGAAAAGCCTTTCAGAAAAATTTAAAGTAGAAAGAGAAAAAGGTATTTACGATGCAGAAACTAAAATACCATCTCAAATTGATGCTTACGGAGCAGGATATATCAACAAAGACTTGGAAAAAATCGTAGGACTGCAAACTGATGCGCCTTTAAAAAGAGCAATTTTCCCTAACGGTGGATTGAGAATGGTAAAAAACAGCTTGGAAGCGTTTGGATATAAATTGGATCCTGAAACAGAAGAAATTTTTACTAAATACAGAAAAACTCATAATGATGGAGTTTTCTCGGCTTATACTGAACAAATCAGAAAAGCCAGAAGAACAGGAATTATAACTGGACTTCCAGATGCTTACGGACGTGGAAGAATCATCGGAGATTACAGAAGAGTTGTTCTTTATGGAGTTGACAGATTAATTTCTGACAGACAAAAAGAATTATTAAATTTAGATCCTGTTGAAATGACAGAAGATGTTATCAGATTAAGAGAAGAAATTTTTGAACAAATCAAAGCATTACAAGCATTAAAGAGAATGGCTGAAGCTTATGGATTTGACATTTCACAGCCTGCTACTAATGGTAAAGAAGCAGTACAATGGTTATATTTTGCATACTTAGCTGCTACAAAAGATCAAAATGGAGCTGCGATGAGTATCGGAAGAACTTCTACATTTCTAGATATTTACTTGGAAAGAGATTTGCAGGAAGGAACTTTAACTGAAAAAGAAGCTCAGGAAATAATGGATCACTTTGTTATGAAATTAAGAATAATCAGATTCTTAAGAACACCTGAATATGATGCGTTATTCTCAGGAGATCCAGTTTGGGTAACTGAATCAATTGGTGGTATCGGAGAAGATGGAAGATCATTAGTTACTAAAAACTCATTCAGAATTTTACATACATTGTACAACATGGGAACTTCACCTGAACCAAACTTAACAGTTTTATGGAGTGAACAATTACCTGAAACTTGGAAAAAATTCTGTGCTAAAGTGTCAATTGATACATCATCAGTGCAATATGAAAATGATGACATTATGCGTCCACAATTTGGTAATGACTATGGAATCGCTTGTTGCGTATCTCCAATGACTATTGGGCACCAAATGCAATTCTTCGGTGCAAGAGTAAACTTGCCAAAAGCATTACTATATGCAATTAACGGTGGAAAAGATGAAAAATCAAAAATTCAAGTTACTCCAGAAGGACAATTTGAACCGATTAAAGGTGAATATTTGGAATTTGACGAAGTATGGGAAAAATTAGACAAAGTGTTAGACTGGCTAGCTTCAACTTATGTTAAGGCATTGAATATCATTCACTATATGCACGATAAATATTCTTATGAAGCATTGGAAATGGCATTGCATGATGTCAACATCAGAAGAACAGAAGCATTTGGAATTGCAGGATTATCAATTATTGCAGATTCATTGGCAGCTATTAAATATGGTAAAGTAAAAGTTGTAAGAGATGAAGAAGGGGACGCAGTTGACTACATCAATGAAAAAGATTATGTTCCATTCGGAAATAATGACGATGCGACAGATCAGTTTGCAGTAGACATTACAAGAAGATTTATGAACAAATTAAGAACTCACAAAATGTACAGAAATGCAACTCCTACACAATCTGTATTGACAATTACTTCAAACGTAGTATACGGTAAGAAAACAGGAAATACTCCTGATGGAAGAAGAGCTGGAGCGCCATTTGGTCCAGGAGCAAACCCTATGCACGGAAGAGATACAAGAGGAGCTGTTGCTTCACTTGCCTCAGTAGCTAAGATTCCATTTGAAGATGCAAACGATGGAATTTCTTACACATTCGCAATTACACCAGAAACATTAGGTAAAAATTCAAATGAAAAACAAACTAACTTAGTTGGATTAATGGATGGATATTTCAATCAAACAGGACATCACTTGAATGTAAACGTATTTGGAAGAGAATTATTGGAAGATGCAATGGAACATCCAGAAAATTATCCTCAATTAACAATCAGAGTTTCTGGATATGCAGTAAACTTCGTTAAATTGACAAAAGAACAACAATTAGATGTAATTAACAGAACAATTTCAAATAAAATGTAG
- a CDS encoding nucleotidyltransferase family protein produces the protein MKIGIVAEYNPFHNGHLYQIRKIKEIFGEDVLVVAVISGDFVQRGEISFLDKWEKTQVNLECGVDLVVELPLYYSIQNAEIFSKMATRILDYLGMNIQVFGAEEENIEILQKVLGLQKRQDYKDKLMEYMKKGNSYSTSQRLALKEYDLDGIVKSNNILALEYMREMKNSNLKIKPYIIKREISEYNEEKVSGDREEFASASFLRNELEKVLDGFSQKKFEKIKKFFIESKEISCENKIDWNKNFDFRENETIEKVKNSIVEKKCSFLKKEDRKIESSKKIVKKSYNFEKKQNIGEKINLESLKNIKTEEKIFWKLEEIQKFVPEKSFEIIFKNLEWKTNNEINGKKVKNEIFKIVKYKILTEKKEKIMEIYDLTGEIYARISGAMMISKNYLEFLKNTKSRNLSNKRVERIILNILLNIKAEMMDLKINYVRVLGFNKKGQKYLKKIRENNKIENFGVENKFQKKNIFVNWKDIEKFENFDENNGNLENLEIQKNFLEKIQVEKNGFLIKELLLGKKEKLNPIVYVN, from the coding sequence TTGAAAATAGGAATTGTGGCTGAATATAATCCATTTCACAATGGACATTTGTATCAAATCAGGAAAATTAAGGAGATATTTGGTGAAGATGTCTTGGTTGTGGCAGTAATAAGTGGGGATTTTGTTCAACGGGGAGAAATTTCATTTTTGGATAAGTGGGAGAAAACACAGGTTAATTTAGAATGTGGAGTGGATTTGGTTGTGGAATTGCCACTTTATTATTCTATTCAAAATGCGGAGATTTTTTCAAAAATGGCGACACGGATTTTGGATTATCTGGGGATGAATATTCAGGTTTTTGGAGCTGAAGAGGAAAATATTGAGATTTTGCAAAAAGTGCTTGGTTTGCAGAAAAGGCAGGATTATAAGGACAAACTTATGGAATATATGAAAAAAGGCAACAGTTACAGTACTTCTCAAAGACTAGCGTTAAAGGAATATGATTTGGATGGTATTGTGAAGTCGAATAATATTCTGGCTCTGGAATATATGCGTGAAATGAAAAATAGCAATCTTAAAATAAAGCCGTATATTATAAAAAGGGAAATTTCAGAATATAATGAAGAGAAAGTATCTGGAGATAGGGAAGAGTTTGCTAGTGCTTCATTTTTGAGAAATGAGCTAGAGAAGGTTTTGGATGGGTTTTCACAAAAGAAGTTTGAAAAAATAAAAAAATTTTTTATTGAGAGTAAAGAAATTTCTTGTGAAAATAAAATAGATTGGAATAAAAATTTTGACTTTAGAGAAAATGAAACAATTGAGAAAGTAAAAAATTCTATTGTTGAAAAAAAATGTAGTTTTTTAAAAAAAGAAGATAGAAAAATAGAAAGTTCAAAAAAAATTGTTAAAAAAAGTTATAATTTTGAGAAAAAGCAAAACATTGGAGAAAAAATAAATTTAGAAAGTTTGAAAAATATAAAAACAGAAGAAAAAATCTTTTGGAAACTAGAAGAAATTCAGAAATTTGTGCCAGAAAAGTCATTTGAAATTATTTTTAAAAATTTGGAATGGAAAACAAATAATGAAATTAATGGAAAAAAAGTGAAAAATGAAATTTTTAAAATTGTGAAATATAAGATTTTGACGGAAAAAAAAGAAAAAATAATGGAAATATATGATTTGACTGGAGAAATTTATGCTAGAATAAGTGGAGCGATGATGATTTCAAAAAATTATTTGGAGTTTTTGAAAAATACAAAATCCAGAAATTTATCAAATAAACGAGTTGAGCGGATTATCTTGAATATTTTACTGAATATAAAGGCTGAAATGATGGATCTTAAAATAAATTATGTCAGAGTTTTGGGTTTTAATAAAAAGGGTCAGAAATATTTGAAAAAAATTCGTGAAAATAATAAAATAGAAAACTTTGGTGTAGAGAATAAATTTCAGAAAAAAAATATTTTTGTAAATTGGAAGGATATTGAAAAATTTGAGAACTTTGATGAAAATAATGGAAATTTAGAAAATTTAGAAATTCAGAAAAATTTTTTGGAAAAAATACAAGTTGAAAAAAATGGATTTTTAATCAAAGAATTGCTTTTGGGGAAAAAAGAGAAATTAAATCCGATAGTGTATGTGAATTAA
- a CDS encoding type 1 glutamine amidotransferase, producing the protein MKIHFILHETFEAPGTYLAWAALSGHDISTTKVYQYEKLPENADSFDFLIVMGGPQSPIGDNGEFPYFDAKTEIELIRKAVKANKFVVGVCLGAQLLGEAFGGKTEKSPFREIGNFPIELTKDGLKDDKIKHFGKQAIVGHWHSDMPGLTDTAKVLATSKGCPRQIIKYSEKHYGFQCHLEFTKALTELLIYSDKTLEQDSQTLPFVQSSQTIRNNSYDEMNNLLYKFLDKLTKE; encoded by the coding sequence ATGAAAATACACTTTATATTACACGAAACATTTGAAGCTCCTGGAACTTATCTTGCTTGGGCGGCACTTTCTGGACACGATATTTCCACAACAAAAGTATATCAATATGAAAAGTTACCTGAAAATGCAGATTCATTTGATTTTTTAATAGTGATGGGCGGACCGCAGAGTCCTATTGGAGATAACGGCGAATTTCCCTATTTTGATGCAAAAACTGAAATTGAATTAATTAGAAAGGCTGTAAAGGCAAATAAATTTGTAGTTGGAGTATGTCTTGGAGCTCAGTTACTGGGAGAAGCATTTGGTGGAAAAACAGAAAAAAGCCCTTTCCGTGAAATAGGAAATTTTCCAATTGAACTGACAAAAGATGGACTGAAAGACGATAAAATAAAGCATTTTGGAAAACAGGCTATTGTAGGGCATTGGCATAGTGATATGCCAGGATTAACAGATACTGCAAAAGTCTTGGCAACAAGTAAAGGGTGTCCACGCCAGATTATAAAATACAGCGAAAAACATTATGGCTTTCAATGCCATCTTGAATTTACCAAAGCACTAACTGAGTTATTAATATATTCAGATAAAACTCTTGAGCAGGATAGCCAAACTTTACCTTTTGTTCAATCTTCTCAAACAATACGTAACAATAGCTATGATGAAATGAATAATCTTCTCTATAAGTTTTTAGACAAACTTACAAAAGAATAA
- a CDS encoding 2'-5' RNA ligase family protein: protein MKKLFFSIFLMFCLNIFSNVNYNVFVIMDNNATRNVENISKGLKDVGIESLYSKGYAVHLTLYLTEYKPEALKTIKDTVNKIANQTKSFDIEFYRLRKTGGNWFMLDAQNNEAIQQLADEITVSLNKYRAKDAQVPDWAKSIPEKVKSFNLYGSPNVFTSFDPHITLLTPEDSAKIDAFTSKYDFKPFKSKVIGIGIAQVDDLGQAKNIIYSVKFKK, encoded by the coding sequence ATGAAAAAATTATTTTTTTCAATTTTTTTAATGTTTTGTCTAAACATTTTTTCCAATGTAAATTACAATGTTTTTGTAATTATGGATAACAACGCAACTAGAAATGTGGAAAATATTTCAAAAGGGCTTAAAGATGTAGGAATTGAAAGCCTTTATTCCAAAGGATATGCAGTCCATCTAACTCTTTACCTTACAGAATATAAGCCTGAAGCACTAAAAACAATAAAGGATACTGTCAACAAAATTGCAAATCAGACAAAATCCTTTGATATAGAATTTTACAGATTAAGAAAGACTGGCGGAAACTGGTTTATGCTAGATGCTCAAAACAATGAAGCTATACAGCAACTTGCAGATGAAATAACGGTCAGCCTGAACAAATATCGTGCAAAGGATGCACAAGTTCCCGACTGGGCAAAATCTATTCCTGAAAAAGTAAAATCATTCAATTTATACGGTTCTCCAAATGTATTTACAAGTTTTGATCCGCACATAACTTTACTTACTCCAGAAGATTCAGCTAAAATAGACGCATTTACTTCAAAATATGATTTTAAACCTTTTAAATCTAAAGTCATTGGTATCGGAATCGCTCAAGTTGACGATTTGGGGCAAGCAAAAAATATAATTTATTCAGTAAAATTTAAAAAATAA
- a CDS encoding LacI family DNA-binding transcriptional regulator, protein MPTMKDVAKLAEVSVGSVSKYFNGIALKEKTKLAIEKAVKELNYEPNIYAKGLKINRTNTVVLIIPSIWNPFFSELTFHIEKELRKHEIKLILYNSENSIENEIQFITMSRQNKVDGIIAVTYSNIDKYISESLPFVSIDRFFSHKTNFVSSDNYSGGRLATEMLIKHGSKNLAYIGHGSKYSNDTISRLNGFKDYCSEHNIFNQICYNAGTREEFETEVDNFIKKFIITKKIDGIFSSTDAHAFYILEKLENLNISVPEDVQIIGFDGAKSSKREKNYLSTIRQDIEEIAVQSVKILVDTIENKENMENKTNVKIPVTFLSGKTTKPIL, encoded by the coding sequence ATGCCTACTATGAAAGATGTAGCAAAATTAGCAGAAGTTTCCGTTGGAAGCGTATCTAAATATTTTAACGGTATTGCTTTAAAGGAGAAAACTAAACTTGCAATTGAAAAAGCAGTAAAGGAATTAAATTATGAACCAAACATATATGCAAAAGGACTGAAAATTAACAGAACTAATACTGTTGTTCTTATAATTCCAAGTATCTGGAATCCCTTTTTTAGTGAACTGACTTTCCATATTGAAAAAGAACTACGAAAACATGAGATAAAATTGATTTTATATAATTCTGAAAATAGCATTGAAAATGAAATTCAGTTTATAACAATGTCAAGGCAGAACAAAGTAGATGGGATAATAGCAGTAACATATAGCAATATAGACAAATATATATCCGAAAGTCTTCCATTTGTAAGTATAGACAGATTTTTTTCACATAAAACCAATTTCGTAAGCAGTGATAATTATTCAGGTGGAAGATTAGCTACAGAAATGTTAATAAAACATGGGAGTAAAAATTTAGCCTATATTGGTCATGGCTCAAAATATTCAAATGACACTATTTCAAGATTAAACGGTTTCAAGGACTATTGCAGTGAACATAATATTTTCAATCAAATATGCTACAATGCTGGAACAAGAGAAGAATTTGAAACGGAAGTAGATAATTTTATAAAAAAATTTATTATAACCAAAAAAATTGATGGTATTTTTTCTTCAACAGATGCACATGCTTTCTACATTTTAGAAAAACTGGAAAATTTAAACATTTCTGTGCCTGAAGATGTCCAAATAATAGGCTTTGACGGGGCAAAGTCTTCAAAAAGAGAAAAAAATTATTTATCTACAATTAGACAGGACATTGAAGAAATTGCTGTACAATCTGTTAAAATACTAGTTGATACAATAGAAAATAAAGAAAATATGGAAAATAAAACAAATGTAAAAATCCCTGTAACATTTTTATCTGGGAAAACAACTAAACCTATATTATGA
- the pflA gene encoding pyruvate formate-lyase-activating protein: MKGYIHSFESFGTKDGPGIRFVLFLQGCPLRCLYCHNVDTWEIKDKKMIMTASEVMKEILKVRGFIKTGGVTVSGGEPLMQPEFLMELFKLCRENGIQTALDTSGYIFSDKAKQVLELVDMVLLDIKHINPEKYKILTSVELDNTLKFAKYLNEINKPTWLRYVLVPGYSDDENDLHEWAKFTSQLKNVERVDVLPFHQMGQYKWEKVGKEYKLKDTPTPTRELIDKAEGIFRSYGLKMLDK, translated from the coding sequence GTGAAAGGATATATACATTCATTTGAATCGTTTGGGACTAAAGATGGACCTGGAATCAGATTTGTGCTGTTTTTGCAGGGATGTCCTCTTAGATGTTTGTACTGTCATAATGTAGATACTTGGGAAATTAAAGATAAAAAAATGATTATGACTGCATCTGAAGTTATGAAGGAAATTTTGAAGGTAAGAGGATTTATAAAGACTGGAGGAGTTACGGTTTCTGGGGGAGAGCCTTTGATGCAGCCTGAATTTCTGATGGAGCTGTTTAAACTTTGTCGTGAAAATGGGATTCAGACAGCACTTGATACATCTGGCTATATTTTTTCTGATAAGGCAAAACAAGTGCTTGAGCTTGTTGATATGGTGCTTCTTGATATTAAGCACATAAATCCTGAAAAATATAAAATATTAACTTCAGTGGAGCTTGACAATACGTTAAAATTTGCAAAATACTTGAATGAAATTAATAAGCCGACTTGGCTAAGATATGTGTTAGTTCCAGGATATTCTGATGATGAAAATGATTTGCATGAGTGGGCAAAATTTACTTCGCAGTTAAAGAATGTGGAAAGAGTGGATGTTTTACCATTTCATCAGATGGGGCAGTATAAGTGGGAAAAAGTTGGGAAAGAATACAAATTAAAGGATACGCCGACTCCAACTCGAGAATTGATTGATAAGGCAGAAGGAATTTTTAGATCTTATGGTTTAAAAATGTTAGATAAATAA